In a genomic window of Silurus meridionalis isolate SWU-2019-XX chromosome 27, ASM1480568v1, whole genome shotgun sequence:
- the tet3 gene encoding methylcytosine dioxygenase TET3 isoform X3 has product MAPVNLLMLDRTLALSYGERLSDFYISSKPVCTAPDAYEFPLDEEDARVFLRPGGASTVSPLSQYIQTEHQHAGLFSMPQDPVRKKRKRCGVCGPCMRTENCGTCTSCINRKVAHQICKLRKCEELKKRRVTWQTVSVVGSVDGPSRSGQMEIDHGCLEKGVLNHELSNGLSQHGEETNGFEGGALAKLSHPHQETLTCLPQTPGWGPGNPKGASTPQQQEAGWNDQSTSSLGNSADMENARTLVAFSASAGSLPPCSVPQPPPNPNYIQLYEKFNQEMANRGNENKQKIWSGDDQHCTSEDLNTLQMALNQARHGHKPPNCDCDGPDCPDYLEWLEKKIKMAANVQEKIPCKLSGASQTEQQHYQSQPQPQPKSANNASEPLSQNPVTQPPVPRPYGPLPPIQCSPSVLSIAKERNVSLQTAIAIEALTQLSGTGGPVSESTFGNSNHHASSQPPSQTQDGMRLIASSPGALSSSSASSIPQSFSSGNFPQQTSALWEQHRPELQGSTHHSSQYGSSNSPFPTSHPSTPSPSPHQWQQSTGASSEKSTPRNPWMLNSETQACFPHPSHGSSDPMSELKQLLGDNSGKYTSTNFKFPAPPQNLKDNQQVMPHVKQEVNNGDYPGEMSGVLSQYRMLNSQQQFPGQQISHPITYSTQAALQQHLHHKRNLFSSPQSFDLRLPMSSQTLRKWWPQSTPESVLSIKQEPKKKKNTQSSPLLKQSMGGLLGPFGPALPKPKQIVIKKTKQKASQPLFLPQSQITVQKSSMSVSSLSQFIPSLPVVEAALPPCAPPNNSSQVVVSQAAPAQSQESSLNSSSTPISGNTSLASTPLNVPVSPAQDGLISSDRTTVAEGPLTTTSTSQTTTSQSTSPLCGLNSLDPKFEDLIRQFEEEFGDTSSPATDAPDPGTAPPGLTDSQTNFSSGQARPQSPSTETLNNLSAPTSELEPSLKQVEREKKETAVSPNQPSTIKQEVQECEDVKPSDQLLAQATEAYLQQLNHKILVNPFTTTCSPPTKRVKIESSGGVTVLSTTGNFSTAGENQDTPTKDCLPSSPSLKGFLESPLRYLDTPTKSLLDTPVKDAQAEFPTCDCVEHTQEKDEGPYYNHLGSGPTVASIRELMENRYGEKGEAIRIEKVVYTGKEGKSSQGCPIAKWVIRRSGEKEKLLCVVKQRSGHHCANTVIIVVIIAWEGIPRSLGDRLYREITETITKYGNPTSRRCGLNDDRTCACQGKDSETCGASFSFGCSWSMYFNGCKYARSKVPRKFRLQGEHPKEEEHLRDNFQELATKVAPVYKQLAPQAYQNQCVTEKMAPDCRLGLKEGRPFSGITACMDFCAHAHKDQHNLHNGCTVVCTLTKEDNRKVGVIPEDEQLHVLPLYKISTTDEFGSEENQRLKMQTGAIQVLSKFRREVRKLPEPAKSCRQRRLEAKKAASEKKNKKQQLSETPEKMIKKVSLQGNKAIPKQEVKPTVKKESSDHFQAVNGALDGYPPLGNAKMCPDPYSMNGAYSSYTGPYARGSMPSNSQSSTHSPINGFHPNLQGMPYNYYNHAPKGLFPPEAMGYMGLNGACPKVAGEQQKPSIQSLQARLVQNQADHHRQGVNMANHRYLHQSELSESPATPKHTSSATPDQMHRVTPIIKQEPMEVALYDSRTDVQSRSCPVTPSVTPIPETWLGHTPNGSLVSKGWDGNLRPGQAHSPFTPEKQRLHQQHSQLQHSKFAQQQQQWRSYPGTPVASPSPSPALQTCPSPAASPHPATPQHWGSPAPSPQPKAWCQPGSLGYGHGGPRQGTPVGAFPDKMLAETAEIRGSTPLGLQEKAWKSGGASAAGSNPSPAPEGRLFPDTLQKVNGQACWDSEVESEREPEEEEVWSDSEHNFLDPNIGGVAVAPGHGTILIECARRELHATTPLKKPDRSHPTRISLVFYQHKNLNQPCHGLALWEAKMKLLAERARQRQQEAALLGLSQEDMKAYAKKRKWADGLVSSSSEPTKDKREGVTRMAPTQHTTTMVTVSPYAFTRVTGPYNCFM; this is encoded by the exons ACTGTTTCAGTGGTGGGTTCAGTGGATGGCCCCAGCAGAAGTGGCCAGATGGAAATTGACCATGGATGCCTGGAGAAAGGCGTGTTGAACCATGAGCTGTCCAATGGGCTTAGTCAGCATGGAGAAGAAACTAATGGTTTTGAAGGTGGAGCTTTGGCAAAGCTTAGCCACCCACACCAAGAGACATTAACATGTCTTCCCCAGACACCGGGATGGGGGCCTGGGAATCCAAAAGGAGCCTCTACCCCCCAGCAGCAGGAGGCAGGCTGGAATGACCAGAGCACAAGTAGCCTGGGGAACAGTGCAGACATGGAGAATGCTAGAACTCTGGTGGCCTTCTCAGCTAGTGCAGGTTCCCTACCACCCTGCAGTGTTCCTCAACCTCCTCCTAACCCTAATTACATACAGCTGTATGAAAAATTCAACCAAGAAATGGCTAATCGAGGTAatgaaaataagcaaaaaatatgGAGCGGTGATGATCAGCACTGCACTTCAGAGGATCTCAACACCCTCCAGATGGCTTTAAATCAAGCCCGTCATGGTCACAAGCCACCAAATTGTGACTGTGATGGACCGGACTGTCCTGATTACCTTGAGTGGTTAGAGAAGAAGATCAAAATGGCAGCCAATGTTCAGGAAAAGATTCCCTGCAAATTATCAGGTGCTTCTCAGACAGAGCAACAACACTATCAGTCTCAGCCACAACCTCAACCCAAAAGTGCAAACAACGCTTCAGAACCACTGTCACAGAACCCAGTTACCCAGCCTCCAGTCCCAAGACCTTATGGCCCTCTACCACCTATTCAATGTTCTCCCAGTGTGCTATCCATTGCTAAGGAGAGGAATGTCAGTCTACAGACAGCTATTGCCATTGAGGCACTGACCCAATTATCTGGCACTGGTGGGCCTGTGAGTGAATCAACATTTGGAAACTCcaaccaccatgcttcatctcAGCCCCCTTCTCAAACCCAAGATGGGATGCGATTGATTGCTTCATCTCCTGGGGCCCTTTCATCATCGTCTGCTTCCTCTATACCCCAATCTTTTTCCTCTGGCAATTTCCCTCAACAGACTTCTGCTTTATGGGAGCAACACAGGCCTGAGTTACAGGGTTCGACTCATCACTCCTCCCAATACGGGTCCTCCAACTCCCCCTTTCCAACCTCACACCCATCCACCCCTAGTCCATCACCCCACCAGTGGCAACAGAGCACTGGAGCAAGTTCAGAGAAAAGCACACCTAGGAATCCATGGATGTTGAATTCTGAAACTCAGGCTTGTTTTCCACATCCATCCCATGGCAGCAGTGACCCAATGTCTGAACTGAAACAGCTTCTGGGAGACAACAGTGGAAAGTACACCAGTACTAACTTTAAGTTTCCTGCCCCACCTCAAAATCTGAAGGACAACCAACAAGTAATGCCTCATGTCAAACAGGAGGTCAACAATGGAGACTACCCAGGTGAAATGAGTGGAGTATTGAGCCAGTATAGAATGTTAAATAGTCAGCAGCAGTTTCCAGGCCAGCAGATTTCTCACCCTATTACATACTCAACTCAGGCAGCACTGCAACAGCACCTTCATCATAAACGTAACCTTTTTTCCAGCCCTCAAAGTTTTGATCTGCGATTACCGATGTCATCCCAGACTCTCCGCAAATGGTGGCCGCAATCTACACCAGAGAGTGTTCTAAGCATTAAACAAGAacccaaaaagaaaaagaacacacaAAGTTCCCCTCTCCTCAAGCAGTCTATGGGTGGACTGCTTGGTCCATTTGGCCCAGCTCTTCCAAAACCTAAACAGATTGTCATTAAAAAGACCAAGCAAAAGGCATCCCAGCCTCTCTTTCTCCCACAGAGTCAGATCACAGTACAGAAATCAAGCATGTCAGTGAGTTCCCTCTCCCAATTTATACCATCTCTACCTGTTGTGGAGGCTGCACTCCCTCCCTGTGCCCCCCCAAATAACTCCTCTCAGGTGGTAGTGAGCCAAGCAGCTCCAGCCCAATCTCAGGAATCAAGTTTGAACAGCAGTAGTACCCCCATCTCTGGAAACACCTCCCTAGCTTCCACTCCTCTTAATGTCCCTGTTTCCCCTGCCCAGGATGGACTGATTAGCTCAGACCGCACCACAGTGGCTGAGGGTCCCCTTACCACCACTTCCACAAGCCAGACAACCACATCTCAGTCCACTTCACCTTTATGTGGCCTAAATTCCCTGGATCCAAAATTTGAAGATCTGATTCGTCAGTTTGAGGAGGAATTCGGGGACACATCTTCCCCTGCCACAGATGCACCAGATCCTGGCACTGCTCCACCTGGGTTAACTGATTCACAAACAAATTTTAGCTCAGGTCAAGCTAGACCCCAGTCACCATCCACAGAAACACTTAACAACCTTTCTGCCCCAACAAGTGAGCTTGAGCCCAGCCTGAAGCAggttgagagagagaaaaaggagacaGCAGTGTCCCCCAATCAGCCTTCTACCATCAAACAGGAAGTTCAAGAGTGTGAAGATGTTAAGCCCTCAGATCAGCTACTGGCCCAGGCAACAGAGGCTTATTTGCAGCAGCTAAATCACAAAATCCTCGTAAACCCATTCACCACGACCTGCTCTCCTCCAACCAAACGAGTAAAGATCGAATCATCTGGTGGGGTGACGGTGCTTTCCACGACTGGCAACTTCTCCACTGCAGGGGAGAATCAAGATACACCTACAAAAGATTGTTTACCGTCATCCCCTTCACTAAAAGGATTTCTGGAATCTCCACTACGCTACTTAGATACCCCAACTAAGAGCCTTCTGGACACACCGGTAAAGGATGCTCAAGCAGAGTTCCCAACCTGCGACTGTGTGG AGCACACCCAAGAAAAAGATGAAGGCCCATACTACAATCATTTGGGATCAGGGCCAACTGTGGCTTCAATAAGAGAGCTTATGGAAAACAG GTACGGAGAGAAGGGTGAGGCTATCCGTATAGAGAAGGTAGTGTACACAGGAAAAGAAGGCAAGAGCTCCCAGGGATGTCCTATCGCAAAATGG GTGATTCGACGTAGCGGCGAGAAAGAAAAGCTATTGTGTGTGGTGAAGCAGCGGTCTGGGCACCATTGTGCCAACACTGTCATTATTGTCGTCATCATAGCTTGGGAGGGCATCCCAAGATCTCTTGGTGATAGACTTTATCGAGAGATCACTGAGACGATCACCAAATATGGCAATCCCACCAGTCGCCGTTGTGGCCTCAATGACGA CCGTACATGTGCGTGCCAGGGAAAAGACTCCGAAACCTGTGGTGCTTCATTCTCTTTTGGGTGTTCTTGGAGCATGTATTTTAATGGGTGTAAATACGCCCGCAGCAAGGTCCCCCGCAAATTCAGGCTCCAAGGAGAACACCCCAAAGAG GAGGAACATCTCAGGGATAACTTCCAGGAATTAGCTACAAAAGTGGCACCTGTATACAAGCAGCTAGCCCCTCAGGCATACCAAAACCAG TGTGTAACAGAGAAAATGGCACCAGACTGTCGGCTGGGGCTCAAAGAAGGACGGCCTTTTTCTGGCATTACTGCATGCATGGACTTCTGTGCTCATGCTCACAAAGACCAACATAACCTCCATAACGGCTGCACTGTG gttTGCACTCTCACAAAAGAGGACAATCGGAAAGTAGGTGTGATCCCAGAGGATGAACAACTTCATGTGCTTCCGCTTTATAAGATCTCAACCACTGATGAGTTTGGCAGTGAAGAAAACCAGCGTCTGAAGATGCAAACTGGCGCAATCCAGGTGCTTAGTAAGTTTCGCCGGGAAGTCCGGAAGCTTCCAGAGCCCGCCAAGTCTTGCCGCCAACGGAGGCTAGAGGCCAAGAAAGCTGCATCtgagaaaaagaacaagaaacagCAGCTGTCGGAAACACCAGAAAAGATGATTAAGAAGGTTTCTCTGCAAGGCAATAAAG caatTCCAAAACAAGAGGTGAAGCCCACTGTCAAAAAAGAATCGTCCGACCACTTTCAGGCTGTCAATGGAGCTTTGGATGGATACCCACCCCTTGGGAATGCCAAAATGTGTCCTGATCCATACAGTATGAATGGTGCCTACTCTTCCTATACTGGTCCCTATGCAAGAGGTAGTATGCCTTCCAACAGCCAGTCTTCTACACACAGCCCCATCAATGGCTTCCATCCAAACCTCCAAGGGATGCCCTACAATTACTACAACCATGCGCCAAAAGGACTTTTCCCCCCTGAAGCTATGGGTTATATGGGTCTTAACGGGGCCTGCCCTAAAGTTGCTGGAGAACAACAGAAACCTAGCATCCAGAGTCTTCAGGCCAGGCTGGTACAAAACCAAGCTGATCACCACCGACAAGGGGTCAACATGGCCAACCACAGATACCTACACCAGTCTGAGCTTTCTGAGTCTCCTGCAACACCTAAACATACTTCATCTGCAACTCCGGATCAGATGCACCGTGTCACCCCAATCATCAAGCAGGAGCCCATGGAAGTAGCTCTGTATGACAGCAGAACTGATGTGCAATCCCGAAGTTGCCCTGTTACTCCCAGTGTAACCCCAATACCTGAAACCTGGCTGGGGCACACACCCAATGGCAGCTTAGTGTCCAAGGGCTGGGATGGAAATCTCAGACCAGGTCAAGCTCACTCACCCTTCACTCCAGAAAAACAGCGGCTCCACCAGCAACATAGCCAACTTCAGCATTCAAAATTTgcccaacagcagcagcaatggCGCTCCTACCCCGGTACTCCTGTAGCCTCCCCTAGTCCCTCTCCAGCTCTTCAGACATGTCCATCTCCAGCTGCTTCCCCTCACCCTGCTACACCACAACACTGGGGCAGCCCTGCTCCCAGTCCACAGCCCAAGGCTTGGTGTCAACCAGGGTCCTTGGGTTATGGTCATGGGGGACCTAGACAGGGAACACCTGTTGGGGCTTTCCCAGACAAGATGTTGGCTGAGACAGCAGAGATCAGAGGGTCCACTCCCCTGGGTCTCCAGGAAAAGGCATGGAAATCTGGAGGTGCCTCAGCAGCAGGGAGTAATCCATCTCCTGCTCCAGAAGGTCGTCTGTTTCCAGATACACTGCAGAAGGTAAATGGACAGGCATGCTGGGACAGCGAGGTGGAAAGTGAACGAGAGCCTGAAGAAGAGGAAGTGTGGTCAGACAGCGAGCACAACTTCCTGGATCCCAACATTGGAGGAGTAGCAGTGGCTCCTGGACATGGCACCATTCTTATAGAATGTGCCAGACGGGAGCTACATGCCACCACACCCTTAAAAAAGCCAGACCGCAGTCACCCAACCCGCATCTCCCTGGTGTTCTACCAGCATAAGAATTTGAATCAGCCTTGTCATGGGCTGGCGCTCTGGGAAGCCAAAATGAAGCTGCTGGCTGAGAGAGCAAGGCAGAGGCAACAGGAGGCAGCTCTTCTGGGTCTTTCACAAGAAGACATGAAAGCATACGCAAAGAAACGCAAGTGGGCTGATGGATTAGTGAGTTCCAGCTCTGAGCCAACCAAGGACAAGCGGGAAGGAGTGACACGGATGGCCCCCACACAGCACACCACAACCATGGTTACGGTGTCACCCTACGCCTTCACTCGGGTCACAGGGCCCTACAATTGCTTCATGTGA